In Nitrospinota bacterium, one genomic interval encodes:
- the larB gene encoding nickel pincer cofactor biosynthesis protein LarB — translation MDRESLKRLLERVSRGELKPDEALDSLKHLPFEDIGFAHIDHHRELRQGVPEVIYCEGKTPEQVVEIMERMLSKGADILATRVHSDIYQKVKLLDNRAYYNEPARTIVINNRPKVRTKGKVLIITGGTADISVAEEAWVTADILGSTVGKLYDVGVAGIHRLFDNRERLFSARVIVVVAGMDGALASVIGGLVDKPVIAVPTSVGYGASFGGISALLTMLNSCAPGVATVNIDNGFGAGYLAHIINELGEKV, via the coding sequence ATGGATCGAGAGAGTTTGAAGAGATTATTAGAAAGGGTTTCAAGGGGCGAACTAAAGCCAGATGAAGCCTTGGATTCTTTGAAGCATTTACCTTTTGAAGATATCGGTTTTGCACATATAGACCACCACAGGGAGTTGCGGCAGGGTGTGCCTGAGGTTATTTATTGCGAGGGGAAAACACCAGAGCAGGTTGTTGAGATAATGGAAAGAATGTTGTCAAAAGGAGCTGATATTCTTGCTACCCGCGTTCACTCTGATATATATCAGAAAGTGAAGTTACTCGATAATAGGGCATATTACAATGAACCTGCAAGAACAATCGTTATAAATAATAGGCCTAAGGTCCGAACCAAAGGAAAGGTATTGATTATTACAGGTGGTACTGCTGATATCTCCGTAGCTGAGGAGGCATGGGTAACCGCTGATATCTTAGGAAGCACGGTTGGTAAACTTTATGATGTAGGTGTTGCAGGGATTCATAGGCTTTTTGATAACAGAGAGAGGCTTTTTAGTGCAAGAGTTATTGTCGTTGTTGCTGGAATGGATGGTGCCTTGGCAAGCGTGATAGGAGGATTAGTTGATAAGCCTGTAATAGCTGTTCCAACGAGTGTAGGTTATGGTGCCAGTTTTGGAGGAATTTCAGCCTTACTGACCATGCTCAACAGTTGTGCTCCAGGGGTTGCAACGGTGAATATCGATAATGGGTTTGGTGCAGGTTATCTAGCTCATATCATAAATGAACTTGGGGAGAAGGTTTAG
- the larC gene encoding nickel pincer cofactor biosynthesis protein LarC, with protein sequence MKIAYFDCFCGISGDMVLGALLDIGVKLDYIKGELKKLNLNNYEIKAYKTRKSNITGTKVDVLLNQDDKVHRNLKDIEEIINSSSLGDKIKDKGLQIFRRMAEAEAKIHNINVDKVHFHEIGAIDSIVDVIGSLVGIHSLDLDKICSSPLNVGRGMVTTEHGELPVPAPATLELLKGIPIYTASIEHELTTPTGAAIISSLAQDFGDLSSIEVEKIGYGAGFADFDHTPNLLRLIVGKSFLKWAEDNIDVLEANIDDMNPEFYDYILERFFEQGALDVFLTPIIMKKNRPGIKITVLLEEKDLSDIQKVFFYETSTFGLRSFKVKRNKLIRDIIKIQTEFGEIRIKVGKEDNNVINISPEYEDCKKIARDKEVPLKDVFQKAINLARKRLKLD encoded by the coding sequence ATGAAAATTGCCTATTTTGATTGTTTTTGTGGAATTAGCGGTGATATGGTATTGGGAGCATTACTAGATATAGGTGTGAAACTGGACTATATTAAAGGGGAACTTAAAAAATTAAATTTGAACAATTATGAAATTAAGGCATATAAAACAAGAAAGAGTAACATTACAGGGACAAAGGTAGATGTTCTTTTAAACCAGGATGATAAGGTTCATAGAAACCTGAAGGATATTGAGGAAATAATAAACAGTAGTTCTTTGGGGGATAAGATTAAGGATAAAGGCCTTCAGATTTTTCGGAGAATGGCAGAAGCAGAAGCTAAAATTCATAATATTAATGTTGATAAGGTACATTTTCACGAAATTGGGGCCATTGATTCTATTGTAGATGTTATAGGTTCTCTTGTAGGAATTCATTCATTAGATCTGGACAAAATATGCTCTTCCCCGTTAAACGTTGGTAGAGGGATGGTTACCACTGAACATGGAGAACTTCCTGTTCCAGCTCCAGCAACCCTTGAGTTGTTGAAAGGAATACCCATATATACTGCATCAATAGAACATGAACTCACCACACCTACAGGAGCAGCTATAATAAGTAGTTTAGCTCAGGATTTTGGAGATCTTTCATCTATTGAGGTTGAAAAGATCGGCTATGGAGCTGGTTTTGCAGATTTTGACCATACACCTAATTTATTAAGATTAATAGTGGGAAAAAGCTTTTTGAAATGGGCGGAGGACAATATAGATGTATTAGAGGCGAACATAGATGATATGAATCCAGAATTTTACGACTATATCTTAGAAAGATTCTTTGAGCAAGGTGCATTGGATGTCTTTCTTACTCCGATTATTATGAAAAAAAACCGTCCCGGAATAAAAATAACCGTTTTATTAGAAGAAAAAGACCTTTCTGATATTCAAAAAGTCTTTTTTTATGAGACATCGACCTTTGGCTTAAGGTCTTTTAAAGTTAAAAGAAATAAATTGATAAGGGACATTATTAAGATCCAAACAGAATTTGGAGAGATAAGGATTAAGGTCGGCAAAGAAGATAATAATGTTATTAATATTTCTCCAGAATATGAAGACTGCAAAAAAATAGCAAGAGATAAAGAAGTTCCTCTTAAGGATGTATTTCAAAAAGCTATTAATTTGGCAAGAAAAAGA